The sequence below is a genomic window from Felis catus isolate Fca126 chromosome A2, F.catus_Fca126_mat1.0, whole genome shotgun sequence.
TAAATGGAAGAGAATCTGACTCTATCTCCTTATTAGCTGTAGCTGATTATTGCTTACAGTGAATTTCAAGAAATGACATTTCTTCTATTTGTTAAACAGTAGCCAGAGACTCCAATTTTTATGTGAAGCCTACTAATTTTTAATATCGGTAAATAACTAAATGTGTTAAATGTCTCCAAAAGCCAAATGGACAGGTCAACACCACAGACTTTGGACTGGATTGAATCCATGAATTACTGATTTGTGGCCCCTGCATAAATTCTCACTCTGTATGAACAGatcattcctttctccttttctaccCCTCAGCTCCAAAACTCCTATCCTACGCGTGGCATTGTGTCTGTGTGTCAAAAGAACATGGGAAGCAATCAGACATGGATCACAGAAGTCATCCTGCTGGGATTCCAGGTTGACCCCAAACTTGAACTTTTCCTCTTTGGGTTCTTCTTGCTATTCTATAGCCTCACGCTGATGGGAAATGGGATGGTCCTGGGGCTCATCTGCTGGGATTCTACACtgcacacccccatgtacttcttcctctcaAACCTGGCCATTGTTGACATGTCCTATGCCTCAAGCATTGTCCCCAAGATGCTGGCAAATCTTACAATGCAGAAGAAAACCATCTCCTTTGCTCCATGCCTACTTCAGACTTTTTTGTATTTGGCACTTGCTGTAACAGAGTGTACGAGTTTGGTGGTAATGTCCTATGATAGGTATGTGGCCATCTGTCACCCCCTACATTACGCTGTCATCATGAGCTGGAGAGTGTGCACTATCCTGGCTGCCACTTGCTGGATATTCAGCTTCCTCTTGGCTCTGGTCCATATTACTCTCATCCTGAGGTTGCCCTTTTGTGGGCCACAAACAATCGACCACTTTTTCTGTCAAATCATGTCCGTATTCAGATTGGCCTGTGCTGACACTACACTCAACCAAACTGTTCTCTTTGTGGGCTCTGTGTTTGTTTTAGTCGGGCCCCTCTGCCTGGTGCTGGTGTCCTACACGTGCATCCTGTTCGCCATCCTGAGGATCCAGTCCTCGGAGAGCCAAAGAAaggccttctccacctgctcctcccacctctgcGTGGTGGGGCTCTTCTTTGGAAGTGCCATTGTCATGTACATGGCCCCCAAATCCCGCCATTCTCAAGAACAAAGAAAGATACTATCATTGTTTTACAGCCTTTTCAACCCTATGCTAAACCCACTGATCTACAGCCTGAGGAATGCTGAGGTGAAGGGTGCCCTGAGGAGATTTCAGAGGAAGAAGACATCAGTGTGAGAGAGGGTTTGGAGTATTCCAAGCCTGTGAGTTTTCCTCATGGTTCTGGGTCCTTGAATGCCCTTCTGAGTCCCTTAATTTAACAAACTCAGTAGTCTTTATCTTTGGATTtcttacaaaatgagaatataaatacTCTAACCATTTAAGCCATTAATACAAAACCTGAGATAAACATTATGAAACAGAAAATTGTAGTCTAATCCTATTCATGAACAGAGATGCAAATATCttaaagaaaattagtaaaataagtccacaaaataatattacattttgaTAAAGTTTTTATCTTCCAAATGCAAGAATTGCCtaacattaaaacaatgaaaataattcaccacattaaaaaGATATGTGTCAGTAGATCCAAGAAagtgtttgacaaaattcaacatcaattcatgataaaagtCTTTAAACCTAGTATAAAAGTAAGTATTCCTAAGAGGatctaccaaaaaacaaaagaacacatatAATAGATATCATTCTTACTGCTGAAATGCTAGCACCTTTCCctgtaagataaaaaataagataaagatgtAGACTATCACCACTTGTTTTCCGTGCTTTAACCTTTTTACTAGAGACCCTAACTGGCACAGTTagacaaaaaggagaaatacatgtgcacacacacacacttgcaaagGAATAAACAGACTGTGATTGTATACAAATGACATGATTATAGATGTAGGAAATCCAAAGAAATCTTttgatatattattaaaattataagaaactTTAGCAAAGAAGCttgatacaaaatcaatacaacgatcaattacattaaaaaaaatttttaatgtttatttctgagacagagcatgagtgggggaggggcagagagagagggagacacagaatccgaagcaggctccaggctctgagctgtcagcacagagcccgacacggggctcaaactcacagaccatgagatcatgacctgagccacccaggcgcccctcaattacatttttta
It includes:
- the LOC101084019 gene encoding olfactory receptor 2A12 — protein: MGSNQTWITEVILLGFQVDPKLELFLFGFFLLFYSLTLMGNGMVLGLICWDSTLHTPMYFFLSNLAIVDMSYASSIVPKMLANLTMQKKTISFAPCLLQTFLYLALAVTECTSLVVMSYDRYVAICHPLHYAVIMSWRVCTILAATCWIFSFLLALVHITLILRLPFCGPQTIDHFFCQIMSVFRLACADTTLNQTVLFVGSVFVLVGPLCLVLVSYTCILFAILRIQSSESQRKAFSTCSSHLCVVGLFFGSAIVMYMAPKSRHSQEQRKILSLFYSLFNPMLNPLIYSLRNAEVKGALRRFQRKKTSV